In the Vicia villosa cultivar HV-30 ecotype Madison, WI unplaced genomic scaffold, Vvil1.0 ctg.000011F_1_1, whole genome shotgun sequence genome, ATCTGGAGGAGACAACCATTACAAATACTCCTGAGCATCCATTCTCCAAATGACTGAGGAAAAacattccaaaaatattttcagaCTTCTTGGCCGAGTGTTTGTAAAGTTATCTCTGGAAATTAGAAGCTTACAAGACAGATGATAAATTATCTGGTGGTGGTAAGATCAAATCCACATGCGATGTCATGGCTGAAACGGAAACCACCTCACACCCAACAAGCTATCAAGAATAAAAGGAGACGGCCATTAAATCATTATATAGATGTAAAGCCTAATGGCCTCTTTACTAGGTTTCTAATAGAGAAGTAACTCTGTATCAGAGCTGTACATcagttcttttcatttttttaccttttaagtAGGCAGGAAATTTCATCAACTTCTAGAATCATAAGAAACTTACAGATTGAGGCTTGTTTTGGTGCTAAAGTAAAAGCAAAATTCTTACACAATTTATGCATTCAATAAGATGTGAAACtataaacatttcaaaatatattcTTTCGCAAAAAAGTTTAAATCAGACAAGCAATTGCGTTTCCATACTCAAGTATGTTTTGGCAGATTAAGCATTAGTAAGAAAGTTTTGGTAAAGAGAGGTTCATTCATAATTTAAGATTTCGATGCCAGAGAGTACCGATTGATAACACCGATGATAATCAGAGTTTATCTTCACAAAAATAGCATTGAGAATTTCAGAAGAATGTGAGTTAATGAATAAAATAGTCTGTGGATTATACGGTAAAATCTTGAATATTACCATTCTCAACCCCGCAATGAAATGCACACCCATATCAAGAATGAATCCTCCCTGCCAGAAaacaaaattatgcaaaaaatgtcAGAATTTTAAATAGTCATGCTGGTTTAGCCTGATTAAGGAAATACAGAAAACCATAATGAACGTTAATGAATATAGGTCAGAAATTCTTAGTACTCCATCATCGGCTATGTCATATAAACTAAAAAGAATTCATAtctgagaaagaaatttcaaacttATTATTTACTTTGATAAAGTGTGTAATTTTAGGAAACATATTCTTCAGTTATTAAATTATAGTAGAGTTGATTAAGTGATTCAAAGCTTCGACATATGCTCTCCTGTACTTAAACAAACACTGAATGTGCAACTTAATTTCAAAGCACATACAGTAAAACTGCGCCTCCAAGAACTTGAAAAGTATGGGTTTGAACTGTTCATCGATCCTTCTACAATAACTTGGACACTCATCATTTTCCCAATGTCAGCAATTAGCTTCTTGCCCTGCCAAAAGACTATGTGAATGGACAGCCAGATTCATAGGTTAAAATGtcaaagcagaaacaaaaaatacCTCAACTAAGGCTGGTTCAAAACGATAATTTTCAGCCACAGACCAAATTATATGGCCAGGAGCATCAGCAGAAATCGATTTGTAGGCAGATAATGCAGTTTGCAGCTCATTTGTACCTGCAGTATCAGATTAATGTTTAATTATGTTGAGAGTTTAGAAGCAGCTATATCACCTTTATTGTTCTTTTCCAATATTTCTTTCTTACCttattctttttccacaaaacccAAACCAAATTGATGCAATGCAAGACTTGAATGTAATTACATTCTTAACCAATAGTACATCGTCAGTTTCTTACTTTTTAAATTAAATCAAGCAAATTTCAATAGATAAGTGGCATAATGTGCAGGTTCTAAAAAATGCCTAAACGCGACAAAGTTTCAGTTTGACTTCTGTATTATTACATCGTACAGAAGAATTTTACATTCAATGTCTTTCATACCAAATCTTCATAGCGACCTAAATTAAGTCAGTAACATAATCAAGTGATCGCGTGCAAATGAAGAAGGATGGTCTATACTCTAGTTTTCCTAGAATcatgcaaagaaaagaaataagaagaaaaagaacaacAGTATTAATAGTAAAAGAGAATATACCCCAAAAAAGTTAGAGCTACTACTTACAAGATGCAGCAGGTTTCTCTTCATATCCAGAAAATCAGCCATCCAACACATAAGTACATCCAAATACAGAGGAAATATAGTCAGCGGCACAAAAAGATTAATATCAAAATAATGATTATCAAATGTTAAACTGTTCCtcataaagaaagaaaaaaatacacACACAGACACTACATTTGCAATAATCATTACCTTGATGGCATACCACCAACCAATGCCATCAACCACACACTACAATTGCAATAAGCATTACCTTGAAGTACTTGTTTACCAGCCTTCAACATCTTGAGTGAGATTTCAACCTGCAACAATTGATAATTTGTAAGAAGTGAGTTTCGGTGCGTTTAGACTCAAAAGTTACaaatcatatacaaatattaactTAAATTAGAATCAATTCTCGAaagcagaatcaattctactcagAACAACCAAACacgtcaaaatcaattctagacgtccataatcaattctaagctCTAATATGATTGAAGTTATATCTACAATCTAATGATGAGTTAACGAAAAGCAACACACCTGATGTTGTCCAGCCAAAACGACAATAACGGCAACAATGGACGGATCTTGGATGATATCCTGAAGACCGTTATCTCCCCATTTACACTCCACTTGACCGAACTGTTTGTTAGCGATTTCCACAGCACTACTCGCGGAATTCTCGGTGCGGCTCCAAATAGCTTTGAGATGGAAGAGATTGGAGATCTCTGAGAGTCGTGGAAGATACTGACTCTTCACGAATGTGCCTGCTCCGAGAATGGCGATCTTTATGGGGTGGTTCGTCGCCATTTTGTATCGGTTCGGATCGGGATTTGAATCTCACCGTGTGTACAGTTTTTCGGTGGTTCTCGTTCAGGGGAATGCCGACGGAGAGGAGAGTGAAAAAGAAAGGAAACTGGAtttaattaaacagaaaaatgaatagttttatttttccccTTTTGGAACCAAAATTTAACTAAAATTTTGCAAACATTACATTACACATATCAATTATTACATGATTTTGTCAATCATTTAGTCTAACATTgaaattatcaattaattttgtTTCCAACGTAATTAATTTTGTAtgagaaaaataatttaaataaaatattatgataTTATCTATTATTATAGATGAAAGAggaatttaaaaaattgaaaaaataataataatatagagtacattataaaaatattatcaatGTTGCATTAGAATAGTAAAGTTACTTATACTCCCTCCCTTAAAATGATTgatgttttaataaataaaatttattttaaaataactatCATTCTCATTTCTTAATGTAGAAATTAGTATTATTTTCTACACTAAT is a window encoding:
- the LOC131621745 gene encoding dehydrogenase FPY6, translated to MATNHPIKIAILGAGTFVKSQYLPRLSEISNLFHLKAIWSRTENSASSAVEIANKQFGQVECKWGDNGLQDIIQDPSIVAVIVVLAGQHQVEISLKMLKAGKQVLQEKPAASCTNELQTALSAYKSISADAPGHIIWSVAENYRFEPALVEGKKLIADIGKMMSVQVIVEGSMNSSNPYFSSSWRRSFTGGFILDMGVHFIAGLRMLVGCEVVSVSAMTSHVDLILPPPDNLSSVFHLENGCSGVFVMVVSSRSPKILWRVVGMNGTLQIERGFQGQHGYLVSLYDANGQCKSSFFPFTGVTEELKAFFSDVSENTLKKGSEFVPEHRLSFVEGARDVALLEAMLESGSRQGEQVHVKKF